The following nucleotide sequence is from Vanessa cardui chromosome 19, ilVanCard2.1, whole genome shotgun sequence.
GGTGTTTAATCGGTTAACAACCGATTGATTCAATCGAGTACTTTTACCGGAGAATAACCGGTTATTCTCCGGTACTCACTGCTCCGGTGCAAACCACTAGTATGCAAACTGTGACACTAACATGGAAGCAAAACtgtttaatatagaataaagctatcatatttacatttggcataacaaaaaaaatgtttcaaactgATCTAtggacacaataaaaaaaacaatacgaacaAAAACATTACTTACCGAGACCAAAAACACAACATGTGATGCCACTCACGAACACCGCGCGACTGTGGCGTCTCACTCCACACGAGTAAGCGGGCCGCGGGAAGGCATCGTCGTTCGTGATTGGTTGATAAAAATCACGTGATGGTGGCGCGTTATTGTCGCCTAGTCTACCTGCCCCTATAGCCAACCATCCCCGGTCTCCCtgccatttgtaaaaaaaacatggcgACCTCCATGACTGATTTTCTACTACCGTTACCCCTAATAcagagaaattattatttacgaacGAAGACGAAAACGTTAAAGCTGGTATAAGGACCCACTGGATTTGGATTTGAACTTTGAACACGATTGAACAAAACTTTCGTACAGTTGATATTAagcaaaaattaatacaaacgaATTTgttctaaaatttatatttttaattattaaagtttttaacaaataaatatattacaaagttGTTAGTAAATAACATGTGACTGTTAGGGCCTGGCCACAGCTTTCAGTGCGGCGTGAGGGGCGGCGGGCGGTGCGGATTGCGGTGGTATGCCACAGCTCGACCAGTTGCGACCGCGGCGGCGTTAGCAGTGAACGTATTCAGAACagcaacataaaataaaatgtcccTATCAAAAGTGGCACGGTATTGCCTAGAATCAAGTGCGTTTTTAGcacaatatattattcaatctaGAATAGGAGCGCACCCAGTTAACCAAAAAAGGAGAGAACTTGGCGAATTTCACACTTTTTATTACGAATACAGGAACTAtccggattttttttttgaatatacgAGGACAAGCGTAGAAACTTTTGATTATATACTCAGCCACATACATGAAAACTTAAAagctaaagttaattttaagaaaattgtttCACCTCCAGAACAGCTGTTTCTGACTTTAAGGTAAGTACCTACCTACATATGtagaaaaattaaagtattaatatgtttattactaagtattatttatttatgtaccataatcttttattaatcacagattttgcttataattataattataaattgtttatttaccaagtatttatttatttatgtactctTACCATAAACAATCATTTATCAATCACAGATTTtgcttttttactataattgtacatatttttggCATGACATTggttaatttagtttatttttagtttaaattattaatattatgtgtgCCGTAGTCAGAAGGCGGAGGTTGAGTGAAATAGCCCTGATAGCCTGTAACGCCTGTATATTGATTCATACTAATTTCGTCCATCAAAGCTTGGGTGAATTTATTTCTCAGTCTCATTTTCTGTAAAACATTAAGCTTCTCCATTTCTGGCAATAGACTCATCAAAAAATGGTAGTCATCTGACCTGGGAATGTCTTTTTCTTTGCCACCTGCTAAGTCAGCTTCCATCAACttaaattttttcttttctatttctAAATATTCGGCACGGATTTCTGTCGCTTTCAATCGTTTTCTAGAAGAATTTTGTGTTTCTTTTTCTCTTGGAGTGGTAGCTTGAGGCGGTATCTGTTGTCTTGACAAATGTGGAGTTGGCGGCTGCGAGGAGGTAGAAGTTGATGGCACAGGTGATACTGACGGCGGGGAGTGGTAGCTTGAGGCGGTATCTGTTGTCTTGACAAATGTGGAGTTGGCGGCTGCGAGGAGGTAGAAGTTGATGGCACAGGTGATACTGACGGCGGTGGCGGCGATGAGTGTAAGGATGACGGCGACGGTTCATCTTTAGTTGCTTGAGATACTTCAGTATCTTCTTCTATTATTAAGTTAGACTCCCCCATGGTGGGCATATATTCGTAGTTCAGAAATGATAGTTGTTCAAAATATTTCCACTGAGACTGATAATCTGAACCTTCACTCCCAGACCGGAACGTAGGTACTTTTTTGAGTTCCTTCCGGTAGCCGTCTTTGAGGTAGCCgcggaaattaataataaaccgaGCAAAGCTTTTAGTTCCACCAAATCAATCGGAGATACAGTATGCGTTTcatacttgtatttatttttgctaaTAAGTATTTCTGCATGTGTAAATGTAACAACTTGATGTAACATCTAATCGGTAAAAAAAAGAGACAAGTACTGTATAGGTTCACTAGATTCCCTGGCTTCCTCTCTTGGTCCTGGTATGAAATGCACTATATTATGTCTCAGTGTACGAGTTGTCGCTGGTATCGGTGCAGACGaccatttatgtttatttttcccAAACAGAAATCGGGAGGCTGACTGAAGGATACGAGGATCACGAGAATCTGAGTTTTGAGGTTCGAGTGATTCTTCGCCCGAAGAATTATCACTGTCTATAATTCTTTGTCTTTTTCTTGAAGATCTGATTTCGTCTTCTGACTCAGAAGACTCACCGCAAGAATCAGAATTGCCATCGGCGTCAAAAAAGACGGTGGCGGGAGGTGCGCGGAAGTACATGTACTTGATTTTTGGGAATAGGTGCGTAGTCGTATGGACGAATGTTTAGTTATCCAGGGTTAAACGTATAAGCGGTACACGTTTTTCTGCCGTACAATCGTCGTGTGAATGGATCTATGTGCGTTGTATGGTCACTATTTATACGTTAAGACGTATACTGCAAAAAAACGTGCAGGACAATGCCGTGTGAACGAAGCCTAAGGGTTGTGCAGTTTTCCTTGTGATGGTAGCTAATCTCATTGCATCATCTGTAGAAGAGTTATTCATATTTACAACACTTTCTAAATTTGGTacattataatctttattttggAGCATGCTTGTTGATCCGATATAAATGGCATCCAAAGTGTCATTGACTGGTAGCGGTGAATGGTTTCATGTTACTGGAATAGTTTTTGGGAGAAACTGAATTAATGTAAAGTCACCTAATTCCGCGGTATTTTCACCTGAAGTTAAgtgaacattaaaatttaagtatctAATGTGCTCTTTTGAAGATTTGGTTATATTTATCAGCAGTATTATTTATCTTACTTTTGAATTAAATCTACAATTGGTCAGTAAACAaatagtataaatgtaaaataatgtaaaaaaataaataattccaaagACCCTAATTCCGATTTAAAAATCCTAATTCCGATGGATTTTGTTCCTAAATCCGAGtgtacctaatattataaaatggagGTGGGGATAATAAATACAGAGTGTCCAAAAATCAAgtcttttattttgaaatcagtCTTATTGTTGGTACATGATTAATATctagatattaataattcaaacataaacattaataatacttatggCTAAATACCAATCTCGtaggtataaaattaaaaatataatcaacttcagcacaacatttttttttgttctataatcctataataaaaagtaataatttttaataatcatatcaaaaataacatctaacTTTTCCTTATTATTAATGAGATCAAAAACTAGGTTACAAACTAGTTGTTAAGTAATAAGGCccattatttctaattaaaaataataatttcgacaATAAGCAAACAATAATAGACTTTTACAATAAAGCCGGTTTTGAAACTCATACTAAAAAGTTACGTTttagtatgatatatataatcagttatttttgtttatcagaTTAAGTTTGGTATGGCTGGTACCGACTTcaagcataaaataatatttttaactttttaatatgcGTTTCTACACCGGAGGTATGATATAGTACCAGAGAATGATGAGAAGTATAAAAAAGCACACTGATTATCCAAATAAGAACTTTctccaaaaaaattaataaaaatgagctATGTTGAATTCTCCGATGAAGATTCACCGAACAAGTCGgtataggtttttttaataccaaGAACTTTTTCCCTTTTGATAGTCAAGGTCACATCTTCATTGTCGTCAGAGGATGCAGAGTTCAACATGTAAGTGGGGTTATTTGAAAGATATGGTATTTGTATCCTGTCACCTTCTATATTTGCCTCGTTTTCTTgatcttctttaattttttcaagaacgtttgatttttctaatgtaattctattttttttgtgacttattttttgtttgtttttattctgcATTTTGAGTTTTTCTAATTTCTTTTCTTCTTGTTTCTTTAATCTCTCTGCACGTCTTTTGAGTACTCTTTCATTTTTTTCTCTCTTTTCTATTTCAACTCTACGTTGATATTCTATAAATTCGTTTGCAACTGCAACTGTTGGGGTGAGTTTTTTAGTTTGTTTAGTTGATGTTTTCTTTGGAGACTTTGGAAAGTAAAAAGCAGTTTTAAAAGGAGTTGGGAAGTTAAGTTTCTTATCGGAAGTAGAGTTATCAACTTCTAGCTTATCAGTCGAAAACTTAGGGTCAACAGAATTGAAAATATCCAGTGCTCGATCACTGCTCGACTGCCGTGAGCTTGCCCTGGATGATGGAAATTTTTGTGAATTGGAACGACAAGCCTGCAATACAACTTCATTAGTTATTTTGTCAGAAGAAGTTTCTTTCAGTACTACAATATCTTTTATCTGTTCAGACCGTTCTGTATTAACATGATCAAAAATATCTAACGCTTGGTCACTGCTTGATCGTCGTGAATTTGCTCTGGATATATTAAGAGTCTTGGAACAACAAggttgtaataaataatcatctaCATGCTCAAGTGAGCTTTTCTTTTGCAAAACACTTCCAGAATCAAATGAACTGCGTCTAGAATTTTCATCTTGTGGCGTCAATGGTCGATTATTACCTCGTTGATTAATACCAATGCTCATGATAGATTCAGGATTAGGGCTCAAGGGAAGTATGACACTGCCATTCGAAGCTATTTCCATATTCAAAACAACATCTGACACATCACAATcttgtatattattcaaaattgttgtgtcattgaaaatagtAGAGAGATTCGATTCTTCGTCTTGAATTTTCttccaaaattcaaataaacatcTATATTTTTCCTCACCTTTCCACACACTTCCTGAACTAACAAAGTACTCAAGTATTTCCGGGTCCAGCCGTTTCTCAAActccttaataaaattattagattgtTTTGTAGATGGTTCCTGTGCAATAATTACAGCGGTATCTGTTTCTTGCGGCATAACTttagaaaaatcaatattattgacattaaaCGGAAAAATTCCAGCGCTTTTAaagctattttttattgtttctactTTAAGACTTTTATCGAAACATTTTTGTACTTCTTTTGCGAAATCTGTGCGTTTTAATTTGGCGTAATTGTTATTTACCCTGAATTCATGAACAATTTCCTTCCACGTACCCTTAACAGGTCGAAAAACTCCAACGTCTAGTGGTTGAAGGATATGCGTCGAGTTCGGTAGTATTGCAACAAGTATAATTCccttttctttacaaaaaagaCTCAATGGCAAGGAAATGTGCGAGGTGTGCCCATCCATAAAGAGAACAACAGgcattgttattttgttttcaagtaaccatttataaaaaacatttgccACATATTCATAGAAAGCCTCCATGTTCATCCACCCTGATTCCGTGCATCCTATACCCCATGTAGGTGGGACTGTTAGGGATAAGTTTTTTGGCAGGCGTTTGTATGGATACAGCACCATAGGTGGAGCGATTTTGCCACTGGCAGAAACATTTACTAAGACGGTCAAACATTCTTTTTCGTCGTTAGCAACTCGATTATACACTCTCTTGCTCCCTTTTTTGACTAATACGTCTTTTTCTTTGGGACACAGATAAAAAGCAGTTTCGTCGCAGTTAAAAACTCTTGACTCATCGTTAAGtacacttaataaattattggtcTCAAAATAGTTATTGACTCTATCAAACCAATTGCGCACATCTTGTTCAGTTACTTTATTACGATGAGTAGGTAATGCTTGTGCTACTCTTTTTGCAACAGTCGGATGTCTTGATAAGAAACCGGTAAACCAATGTTTACCTGGGATACCATCTTTAAAAGTGTTCggtctttttaaattttcgacCAACTTGGCTACTCCttgttttaattgttctttGGTAACTGGAAAACCTTGTTTTCCTAGATAATGAATCCAGTCAACAATTTTTGTTTCTTCCGCTTTTGAAAGTATTGTTTTTCTACCGGGAATGTCAccgcaatattttttatcacgtTTATCGCGCAATGTCGTCTCTGGAATATTATAATCTCGAGAAACTTTATAGACGCTGCTGCCATTATTGATTTCCGTGATAGCATTTTGAAGatctttttttgtgtatttttttcttgGGTTCATTATtctataacaaaacaattaagattaaatattaaaattacgtaagTAAATCTGAAAAGaatgatttatcaaaattaatctaAAGGGTCCCTAGATGTATGGATGGTTTAGTGCTTTATAAACGAGAAAAGTTAGATAAGGAACACACTGTATTTTTCTGGTATCGATACCACGGAATTAAGTGTTCATATAACCTTATTCCGTTCTAAATACATCGGATTTGTGTTTTAATACTCTCAAACAAGTTTTTTAATTCCgagtgatataaaataaaatatttgtcaatataccAATACTTAGTTAAATGCTAtcgatatatattacattaaaaatataaagcataaataaaattcaatcagAACACACcaataatctaataatatcaATGTTGCTTTTCGAACCAAGAAAACAATAAAGTACCTAAAAAGGTATTATTTAGGTTATTATATCTAACAAATGTAACGTCAAAGTGTACATCggaaatacatttttacaacTATTGGTTATTTAAGAGAttactactaaaatattaatttcttaatcaCAATAGTgaactcaaaatttaaaaaaacgtaacCCTCTTCGATTTCCTAATCCCGTGGTGTACATCGGCAATTAGGAACCTACTGAATTATTGGAAACCTAATGCCGCggtattttaaaatctaattttctcATGAATTTCAGAACAAATACTCAAAATCTaaaacgtttatatattttaaataccccTTTTAATATTCctacataaacaaaaaagtcaCAGATCGTAAAATTCACAAATTAaacgctatttaaaaaaatgtagtactCACGTAAATTAGGTTCGAAATACAAGAAGCGCGCTTCCGGGTCAGCTGCTGGCGTCGAACTAaccgattattttaaattgtgcaCACACTATGGCAATAATTTGCACACATAAACATGAGTCAATATATTCTTAACTGAATTACGTATTTTGCGGTCAAAGTGAACttgtaaaattgaatgaaaataccGTTATTCTAAATACATCGCAATTACCTGCCAGTTTTGGAACCCCTCGGAATTGAGTGACTTTACCTTACTTGTGCTGTTTTTTCTAGAGGATTACTATTATGTATTATCGGATGAGGGGAATCAATAGATTGTTGCAATTGCGACGCAAACGATTGATTTTGTATTTCTCGAGCTATAATTAATGATGTTAATGAGAATACATTGAGATTTACCCGAAAGCTTCCTTCTGGCACTTTATTTGATGACACAAATAAATTGCGACGTAAAATGGTATGCAAGTCGTCTAAAACACTAAATCTATGCAAGAAGCGGTGCCATTAATAAATGGGAATCAAACAAAAAGTAAGTTTGATTATCACTCAACGTTTTACAATGAACTGCTATCGAAATAACGTTTGCCGTAAGTATCCCATTCGAGTGTTCTCTGAAAAAAACCtaataaagcattttttaagTTAGGGAAATCATCAACACTGTTGTCATTGTCTATATGAccataataatttgtttcatcGAGTACtgtaatcaataatttttttctaatgaaTGTAAGTCTTGCGCTAAGATCCGTCACAGAGAGATACTCAGGGTATACTTCTCCGGCCGCAGGATATTTCTTGTAATCATGCAGTCATTGTAGTATTTATCtccaattataacaatataatcgaTGTCACTTTTGGACCACTTGCCCGTATCTAATATAGTGAATGCTGTACAAGCAACAGCCGCTATCCCAGTGCGTTGCTTGCTTTGCTTGCTCAAAGATGATTCAGAAGTAACAGATTCCTGTTCACGAATAGAATTTTCAGCTATTTGAACTAAATGAGGTATATTTAAGGTAGTTTCAAAATGCACCTTAACATCTCTGTATAGATGGTTATTGGAAATTAACCAAGTTAATGCTCGATTCAGTCTTTGCATATCCAAGACGAATTCTTTCGAACATGAAAGGTGTTCGAGACTTTCGACTACCAAAACAAAACCAGCTTGATGTGGTGTCAGTGGTAACTGTTCAGCAATTTCCACAACATCATTTGCGAATAAGCTGACCTGGCCTTTACACCAATTTTCACTAAATCGATTATTaactttaacaattttcaaaaatggTGTTTCTATTCTACTTAAAAACCGTTCTTCAACGATGGTCAAATTGGCCAATTCAGGTGGTACTTCTGCAGGCGTCATTTTATTCCAATATGCAGTTGCTGGAATTTTTCTTTTCCTAATATTACTGTAACAGCGAGTGCAAGTAGTTATTGTACCTAAAGTAATCAGTTCTTCAGGCAGTATCGTACTATATAAACCTGCTTGCAAATTGGAACGAAAATATTAATAGCTGTTTCAAAAGACTTTTCATTTGCGATATCCCTACAAACATGACTTGCTTGTCGCATTCTACTAAGTCTAAGTGACAGAGATTCAGGTGTTTCGTTCGATAAGCGATCATGAATCAATCCAAGTCTGTGCACGTTACTTCTCTGTTTCATTCGATAAACGATCGTGAATTAAGCTAAGACGGTGTACACGTTGCTCTTCTGTCTCATTAGACAAACGGtcgtggattaagctaagaCGGTGTGCACGTTGCTCCTCCGACTCATTAGATAGTCGATCATAAATTTGGCTAAAATGGTGTATACATTGCTCTTTTGTCTCATTCAATAAACGATCGCGGATTAAGCTAAGACGGTGTGCACGTTGCTCTTCTGTCTCATTCGATATACGATGTGCATGTACTTTGACGGATTCAGTCTGCTTTCGTTTAGTCGACCTGTTTGCCTTGGACAGTTTCTATAAATTGCCACTCCACCTGCTGCATTTGTTTCAGAATCTGATCGATTATTCTGCCGGGTTACACATTCAATTGAAATTGGATTACAATTGTCTAGCTTCCACGTTTCAGTCAGAATTAAATAATCAGACCTTGGAATCACTGTGTCATTTTCAATATCTGCAAAGTGAGCAGGCAAACTCTGTGAATTAAGGTTCGTTATTAAAGTTTGTCCTGCATTGTTTGAGTCATTACAGAATTTTACTGCATTATCAGTAATTGTTCGAAGTGTGTGTCCACGAAGTCGTATGAATTCGTTACGGATATCTCTTGTTGTCTGTGAATCGTTTCCCTCCCGTCCGTGTTTAAACCGAAATGGAGCATCTTTTTCAGCCAACATTATGTCCACGGACAGAGGAGCGTAAATGGTTGATAAGAGTTCTTTTAATCCGCTCCCAGACATAACGTATCGAATGGCACCAAGGAACGACATCAACAAGTGGAACTCATCAAGCCGAACGACTACAGATTGAAGCCGAGGATCAGACGTGGAAGAAATTATATCACGAACTTTTTGATAGAGAGGTTGGTCGAATGTTATAAAACAAGTAGTCTGTCGAACTTTCTCTCACTCTGTGGCCGCACAGAGCAACgttgtatagatttatttatttatttgggaaacaaacaattttaaaaacatatctgATCTGAGATATCTTTGTTATCAGATAAACCAGCTCTAAATCGCAAGTGTTTTAAGAACTTATTTTGTAATCTTTCTATTTTATCTACGTAGATGTTTTAATTGGGATTCCAAACTGTGGAACAATATTCAAGTATGGACATAACATATgcgttgaataaaataataagttattattgttaaattttaattttcttgctTTACTCAAAAAATCATCCTTTCTATAGCGGCCTAAAAAACGAACAACAATCGGTTTAGGTTTCTTTGAAGTATTATTCTTTGGGGCTACCCGAGTTATAAAAtccaaatcataataattaatgtttaaaggGAAATCCATCCGTTGTGCAATACTCTTAAGTATATCAATTAAGTTTTCGCCTTTCTTTTCACGTATTCCATAAATTTCTATATTCGAACGTCTCGACCATTGTTCACGGTTATTATGTTCTTGTTCAAACCTTTTTAAGTTACTTTTGATTTCACCCATACCTTTATTTGTCGCTTTCAAAGTTTTCAAATCACTtcgaattcaatttttttattcaagttttcGCACTGCTCATTAATAAATGCTATACTGTCTTGAAAAGAAGCAATTTCCTTCCTAATGAGCATCAATTAAGTTGATATAATATCTGCAATGGTTGTCTTCATTTTAGAACAAAATTTCTCAAATTCCAAAGAAACAATTTCACGAACTTGTTCATATGAAATCGACGCCTCCATTGAGCATTCCGATGATTTGAAAGAAGCACCACGCCTCATTGTTACATTCTCAGGAGAACTGCAATCATTTTTTCTTAAAGGTGTATTGTCGTTATTATATTGCCTCGGTTTGCTAAGAGAACATTCAGGACAGACCCACTTGGTTTTAAGGTCgggta
It contains:
- the LOC124538095 gene encoding uncharacterized protein LOC124538095 produces the protein MNPRKKYTKKDLQNAITEINNGSSVYKVSRDYNIPETTLRDKRDKKYCGDIPGRKTILSKAEETKIVDWIHYLGKQGFPVTKEQLKQGVAKLVENLKRPNTFKDGIPGKHWFTGFLSRHPTVAKRVAQALPTHRNKVTEQDVRNWFDRVNNYFETNNLLSVLNDESRVFNCDETAFYLCPKEKDVLVKKGSKRVYNRVANDEKECLTVLVNVSASGKIAPPMVLYPYKRLPKNLSLTVPPTWGIGCTESGWMNMEAFYEYVANVFYKWLLENKITMPVVLFMDGHTSHISLPLSLFCKEKGIILVAILPNSTHILQPLDVGVFRPVKGTWKEIVHEFREPSTKQSNNFIKEFEKRLDPEILEYFVSSGSVWKGLSFQFTKISIIQGKLTAVEQ